The genomic stretch GCCGCTCGGCATCGTGCCCGTCGGGCGTTGGACGGAATACCTGCTCTTCGAGCCGCAGGCCGGCTTTATGTGGCTGGTGGAAAGCGGTGACGGTGAATGGAGCGTGTCGGAAACGCTCAATGTGTGGCCGCGCCTGTATGGCGATTTGTTCCAGCCGCAATGCCTACCCAAACTCTACGATTATGGTGGCCGCGTGGTTTTCGCCGCCGGCGCGTTTTACTGGCACATCCGCCAAGGTGATGTGGATTTCTACAGCGACTACCGCCTCAACAGCAACGGCAAACTCTGCGCCGAATGCAACCGGCACGAAGCCGCCTGGAGCCAAAGCACCACCGTTCCCTACCGTACCGTGTTTAGCTGGTTCGGTATCGAGAACGATACTCCGCAATACAGCACCAATATGCATGCGGACCGTCCGTCGAACGGGCTGATGCTGCTGCTTATAATAGTGTTTGTCATCATCAACGTGCCGGCGTGGTTGAATATGCTGGCTTCAGAAGAAGATGTATCCCTTGCCGCCATGCTGTCGGTGATGGTGCTGTATTTCCTGGGGAAACGCGGCAATGTGTTCAGTGGCGATGACGACGATGAAGATGAGTGAAACAAAATGTCGAGAAATACTTATTTGATTTTCAGCATCATAGCTATGCTGGTCAGCACCTTTTACAACTACAGCTTCATGGGCAGCAGCGGCAGCAACCGTTCCTACAACGGCTCGCGCGTGGGTGGTGGCTATTCTTCTGGATGGCATAAATGAGCCACAGCCCCGGCAGCCACGGTCTGCTTGACTTATACGGCTGCCCGCCTGAATTGCTGCGCAACGAAGGCTACCTGAAAACCGCATTGGAGCACACCGCCCACCACATCGGCGCCACTGTACTCGAAAGCCGTTTCCACACCTTTGGTGGCGAAGGTGGTGTAACTGGCGTGCTGCTCTTGGCCGAATCCCACCTCAGCATCCACACCTGGCCCGAACACGGTTTCGCCGCCATCGATATCTTCCTCTGCGGCCACCTGCGGCCTGAAGCAGCAAAAGAAACACTGCAACACGCCCTGGAAGCTGAACACAGCGTTTGGCAAACCCATCCGCGCGGTAGTGAGTTATAGGTTTGCGGCAGATAGATGGGAAAGGCTACCTGAAAATTTTCAGGTAGCCTTTCTTATTTAGCTCTTAATCCAAACAATCAGCGTTTGTTTGACTGATCCACGGCAGCGGTAAAAAGCACGTCGGTGGAGGAATTAAGGGCGGTTTCGGCAGAGTCTTGAATCACGCCGATGATGAAGCCCACCCCCACCACCTGCATGGCGATGTCGTTGGAGATGTTGAACAGGCTGCAGGCCATGGGAATCAGCAGCAGCGAGCCGCCGGCCACGCCAGATGCACCGCAGGCGCCGATGGCGGCAATCGCGCTTAAGAGCAGAGCCGTCCAGAAATC from Eikenella exigua encodes the following:
- the speD gene encoding adenosylmethionine decarboxylase; protein product: MSHSPGSHGLLDLYGCPPELLRNEGYLKTALEHTAHHIGATVLESRFHTFGGEGGVTGVLLLAESHLSIHTWPEHGFAAIDIFLCGHLRPEAAKETLQHALEAEHSVWQTHPRGSEL